In the Triticum urartu cultivar G1812 unplaced genomic scaffold, Tu2.1 TuUngrouped_contig_5847, whole genome shotgun sequence genome, CCggaaattcctctaataattatcgTCATTCCTATGGAAATtcatataataataataataataataataataataataataaaatagGATATCTGCTGATCTTGAGAACAACACGAAAGAATTCATTAATTCTCGAAAGATTTTTAATGTCATGGTGGAAGAGAATTTGAATAAAGTTGATGATATGGCTAGAAACAtggatagaattgctcatgatgtggataATCTTAAAATTAAAATTTTGGCAcccaagcatgatattaatgactCTATTAAATCTACCCAAGTCTCCATTaatgaaagtaaagaaagaaCCACCAGGTTGAGAGCTAAGCGAGAATTCCTAGAAAAGGCCATTCCACCCGGTTTTTATCGTGATCATGATGAGGATATTATAATGATTGGTGTCTCACCTATTGATTGTTGTTTACTAATATAAAacttgatgaaaaagggactggagatgagtcaactttagctgGAAGGTGTCCCAATTGTTCGGAGGATGATGATCTCAACGATAAAaatgataaaagtgggtttggagagatcaagaCTTTAAATAGTGATGTGTCCACTACTTTGGATTACAAGGACTTTAATTATCATAATTGTTCTTTAATTGAAAATATTTCCTTgatgcaatccatgataaattcatcCAATGCTTAtgacaaaataaagcttttactaaacatattgtaaACGAGAAGGGCTTGGCGAGCAGCCTGGGTGGTAGAGCGGCTACGACTACGAGAGATAAAGCAGATGCAAAGAAAGAGGGAAGGATGGTGACACGAGGTCCATACGGGATTTTGGGTGGGTCAGGAGTGTCGGAGTCCTATGTGGCTGTTGTCTGGACTCCCGCCAAACCCCCTGGTTGCTTCTGGTTTGCGGGAAAACGAACTTCTGGACTGGTTCGCGGACCAATGCGCGACGACGTTGAATGACAAATTGCGTTCGGACAGGTTGGTCGAGACGCTTGCGCGTGGTTTGAGGGTCCGCGTTGGAGATGGCCTTACTTCCTCCCCAGTCTCACCCCATTCTCCAATCTCTCTTTTTTCCAGAGGTTTAGGGATCCCGTGGTTTGGAagaatttcataggaattctatAGTATAGGATTCTTATAGGAATTTTTGCTTTAGAGAcctttggtttggaggaatttcATACAAATTCTATAGAATAAGATAGGATTCTTATAAGAAAATATTTTTAGAaccctttggttcataggaatggattcctattacTACAAAGGATTGGTTTCTATCCTTCACATTTCAAAAGAAAATAAACATGATCGTAGAATCAATGATTTTTTTTCATGTGAACCAAATGCTATTTTTTTAAATTATAGAATTTCAGATACATGTCATCTTATTTTTTTATAAGTTTTATATTTCTAAGATAATCCTATGCTATGAACCAAAGGAAGCCTTCAAAGTTTAGAAATCAGTGTGTCAGGTGTTAAAATGGAGGCGGCCCCCAGAAAAAACTCGTTTCCCCTAGTTCAATGTCGACAGAACAGTAGCACGGTCCTTCTTTGTTGTTGCTTCAGTCAATGCACTAGTAGGTGTGAACCTGTTTTTTTCAAGGTGTGAACCTGGTTGTGTTTGACGGTTGTGTTGAACTTGTCTAAAGCTTGCTTGGGTAATCCCACATGTCTCATAGATTTAATCATAAAGCTGGGAGAAAAAGTATATTTTCTTACAAAACGTATGGGTGGCAGTTGGATACGCAGCCCCACGAGCCCAACATGCTGGtcgtaatggtagtatcatagttagtatcatgcatgccaactagacaattttgatgaggtgtcgtagtattaaatgaagaaagagatgaTGGAGTATTATATTATGATAccatatcataataaatgttatgctactttgtgtcatgcatgacaataaataaagtactaaatgatactaatatatgatacagTACTATGCATTAAGAAggtagtatcatatgcatgatattactaTATAATATttccattacaaccagccttactTGTAAACAGCCACTGTCATCGTTCAGTTTTGGTTCTTGTTTAGATCACTTCAGAGACTTTTGTGACCAACTCTCTAATCCACCTCAACGGAGGATGCACCTTTCACTGCCCGCCGACTGCATGCCTGCCTGCATGCATGCAAGACCTGATCCGGTCTTAAACACACACATGCTGGCTTGACAGCCGATCTGCTGATTAATTCTTAAGTCAATTCAACACGCGTGTAAGGTTTAATCATTCCCAGTCGTCTCTTTAGCTACTTGCAAATTAAAAAATGGAAAATGCCACCCACCATGACCGTGTGCATGCACATGCCTCTGCTTGAACGGTTCAATCGATCCAATCATCCGCTAGCCGCGCATTGGCTCAATCAAAATAATAAAACCTATATATAACGCATTTGGTCGAGCAACGAAAACACACCAATGCAACATCGTCGACACACAAGCCAACCAAGCTACTGCAGCGCAGCGGTTAGCTTCTTCTTGCTTCAATCCACAGCCAGCGCCAGTGGTCAGTACCATTAAGGAGCTCTCTGGTGGTGCCACGTCTACCGCAGGCACCATGCTACCGTCGGCGAGGCCACTGCTCGCTGGCCCCCGCGCCCCCTCTGGCACCGTCCACGGCGAGGCTCCCGGCCCGACCATCCGCGCCACGCTGGGCGACACCATCGTCGTCGCCGTCCACAACAAGCTCGAGACCGAGAACACCGCCATCCACTGGCACGGCATCCGCCAGATTGGCACGCCGTGGGCTGACGGCGTCGCCGGCGTCACGCAGTGCCCCATCCTGCCCGGCGAAACCTTCACCTACAAATTCGTCGTCGACAGAGTAAGCAGCTTAGCAGCATACATTACATTGCAAGACTTGTTTTACTTTGTCAACGCATGATCGCAAAATTCTCATTTGTCAATGTGTTTTGTGTGTTTTCAGCCTGGCACCTACCTGTACCATGCGCACTACGGGATGCAGCGCGTGGCGGGGCTCAACGGCATGATCGTGGTCACCGTGCCGGACGGCTTCGTCGAGCCCTTTTCTTACGACGAGGAGCACACCGTCCTCCTCGGCGACTGGTGGCACAAGAGCGTCTACGAGCAGGCCACGGGCCTCTCCTCCAACCCCTTCGTCTTCGTCACCGAGCCCCAGTCTCTCCTCATCAACGGCCGAGGAATGTTCAACTGCTCGCTCGCTCCCAGTGGAACGTGCAACGCCTCCCGCCCCGACTGCGCTCTGCCGACTCTCTTCACCGCCGTGCCGGGGAAGACATACCTCCTCCGCATCGGCAGCCTCACCTCGCTCTCCTCGCTCTACTTCGAGATCGAGGGCCACCCGATGATGGTGGTGGAGGCCGACGGGCACTACGTGCGGCCGTTCGCCGTGAGGGGCCTTTTCATCTACTCCGGCGAGACGTACTCCGTGCTGGTCAAGGCCGACCAGGACCCGCGGCGAAACTACTGGGCTGCGTCCCACGTCGTTGGCCGCAACCCCAGCCAGACACCCAGCGGTAAGGCCGTTGTCAGCTACGCCTTCAACGGCAACAACCCGTGGATGCCTCCGCCCACGGCGCCACCGGCTGGCCCGGCATGGAACAACACGGCTATCAGGGTGGAGCAGAGCAGGGCCATCTTCGCGCACCCACGCTTCGTAGAGCCCATGCCGGCGAGGGCCGACCGCACGCTGCTCCTCCTCAACACCCAGAACCGGATCGATGGCCACATCAAGTGGACTATCAATGGCGTGTCCCTCATGTTCCCAGCCACGCCGTACCTCGTGGCGATGAAACGCGGCATGAAAGACGCGTACGAGCAGCGCCCCCCGCCCGACATGTACGACCACATGAGCCACGACATCTCCGCGCCGGCGCCGACGAACGGGACCGTGGGCAGCCCGGTGTACCGGCTGGCGCTCGGCTCCGTGGTGGACGTGGTGCTGCAGAACTCCAACATGCTCAACAACAAGAGCGAGACGCACCCGTGGCATCTCCATGGTCACGACTTCTGGGTGCTCGGCCACGGCGAAGGTAAGTTCAACCCGGCCGCGGACGCCTGGAGGCTGCTCAACGTGAGAGATCCGATCATGAAGAACACGGTACCGCTGCACCCGGATGGGTGGACGGCGGTGCGGTTCCGGGCGGACAACCCGGGGGTGTGGCTGTTCCACTGCCACGTGGAGGCGCATGTGTTCATGGGCATGGGTGTGGTCTTCGAGGAGGGCGTCGAGAGGGTCGGCCGGCTGCCGTCGTCCATCATGGGCTGCGGACGATCCAAGGGGCTGCACTGATCAGATCAAAGATGAAGAGTAGATGAAGAGCACTTTTTCCTTGTAAATAAACAGTGGCAGGCTTGGGCCAAAATGTTTTGCATTTCTCGGGCCCAGATTGGTTGCTTATTTTGTTGGATAAGTTAAGGTCATCGGTGCATCAGCAAAAATCTTATTCATGTTCTTGGGAGTTAAGGAATGATTTAATCTTTggtaaggctggtcatagtggggagtaacttagactagtatcATAGGTGGTTt is a window encoding:
- the LOC125529785 gene encoding L-ascorbate oxidase-like; its protein translation is MLPSARPLLAGPRAPSGTVHGEAPGPTIRATLGDTIVVAVHNKLETENTAIHWHGIRQIGTPWADGVAGVTQCPILPGETFTYKFVVDRPGTYLYHAHYGMQRVAGLNGMIVVTVPDGFVEPFSYDEEHTVLLGDWWHKSVYEQATGLSSNPFVFVTEPQSLLINGRGMFNCSLAPSGTCNASRPDCALPTLFTAVPGKTYLLRIGSLTSLSSLYFEIEGHPMMVVEADGHYVRPFAVRGLFIYSGETYSVLVKADQDPRRNYWAASHVVGRNPSQTPSGKAVVSYAFNGNNPWMPPPTAPPAGPAWNNTAIRVEQSRAIFAHPRFVEPMPARADRTLLLLNTQNRIDGHIKWTINGVSLMFPATPYLVAMKRGMKDAYEQRPPPDMYDHMSHDISAPAPTNGTVGSPVYRLALGSVVDVVLQNSNMLNNKSETHPWHLHGHDFWVLGHGEGKFNPAADAWRLLNVRDPIMKNTVPLHPDGWTAVRFRADNPGVWLFHCHVEAHVFMGMGVVFEEGVERVGRLPSSIMGCGRSKGLH